In the genome of Kineococcus endophyticus, the window CCTCCCAGCCGTCTACTGGCCTCTCGAAGTTGATCTTGATGACTGTCCGAAGCAGTGTTGACCGAACCAGGGCCGCAGCTGAGAACTCTCGATGCCTACGAGGAGAACTTGCCGATCTGACCTAAAAAACCCCCACGGAGGCACGGGTTGTGCCAACATGTGCGCCGCTGCATCGGTACCCGGGGGGATCATGATCACAGAGCGTGAGAAGGCCATGCTCAGACTGGTTGCGGATGGCCTGACCAACCATCAAATCGGAGTTCGGTTGCACTATTCTGACGGCGCGATAAGTCGATGCCTCTCCGAGCTCATGCAGCGTTGGAGCGTCCACAACCGGGCCCACCTGGTCTGGCGAGCACTCGAGATGGGAGCGCTCGCG includes:
- a CDS encoding response regulator transcription factor, which encodes MITEREKAMLRLVADGLTNHQIGVRLHYSDGAISRCLSELMQRWSVHNRAHLVWRALEMGALATPSQPAGR